The following DNA comes from Microbacterium terregens.
TGGCAGTACTCGACCTCCGCAAGGTGTACCTGGCGAAGGCGGACGGGGCGAACCAGTTCAACATCAGCACGGGGCTGCCCACCGTGGTGCGGGCTCCGGACGGCCGGCCGGGCATCATCGTGCCGGACGCGGAGCCGCCGACCGATCTGGTGATCCAGACGCTCAAGAAGGGCACCGGGCCCGTCGTCACCGGCGATGAGCCGGTCCGCGTGCACTACACCGGTCTGACGTGGGATGACCGCACCGTCTTCGAATCCACGTGGGATGACGTTGCGCAGTCCGTCACGCTGGATTCGATGATCCCGGGCTTCGCCGACGCGCTACGCGGCCAGACCGTCGGATCGCAGGTACTCGTGGTCGTCCCACCCGAACAGGGTTACGGCGATCGTGAGCAGGGAGCGATCCCGGCGAATTCCACTCTGGTCTTCGTCGCGGACATCCTGGGGCTCGACCAGCCCGCGCCGCGCTGACGCCAGACGGGCACGACGCTTAGGATAAGGGTCGTGCCAGCGAACGCTTCTACGAAGAATCCCCCCGAGGAGCGCCTCGTCAACCTGGTCGTCGCGCTGGTCGCGACCGAGCAGGGGTTGACGAAGGACACGATCCTCACCTCGGTCTCCGGCTATCGCGAGCAGACCGACTCGGGGGCGTCGAAGGACGCGCTCGAGAAGATGTTCGAGCGTGACAAGGAGGCCCTGCGCCGGCTCGGAGTGCCCATCGAGACGATCGGGGACTGGGCCGATCCCGATGACCTGCGCGAAGCGCGCTACCGCATCCCCACGGCCGAATACGAACTGCCCGAGGACATCGTGTTCACCCCGGCGGAACTCGCCCTTCTCAATCTCGCCGGCGGCGTATGGAGCGAAAGCTCGATGTCGGCGGACGCCCGCAGCGGCCTCCGGAAGATCCGCGCCCTCGGGATGGCGGTCGACGAGCCGATCATCGGATTCTCGCCCCGGATCAGCCTCCGCGAACCGTCGTTCGCGGTCCTGCAGCAGGCGATCGAACAGTCCCGGGCGGTGACGTTCGGCTACCTGAAGCCCGGGGAGTCCACGCCCCGCACCCGGCGCGTGCAGCCGCTCGCGCTCGTGGACTACGAGGGACGCTGGCACGTGTTCGGCGTCGACCTGGGCGTCAATGCCGATCGGACGTTTCTGCTGTCGCGCATCGTCGAGGATGTCGCGATCACGCGTGACGCGTTCGACCCGGCGCTGCGGGAACGGGCGGGGGAGCGAGCGCTTGCCGGATTGAACGAGGTGGCCGCGCGCAGTCGCGCGCTCCTCGAGGTGAATCCCGGCACGGAGGCCGCGCTCCGGCTCAGCCGCAGGGCACTTCCGGCGGATCAGGGCATTCGCGTGCCCTACGTCGACATTCACATCTTCGCCGACGAGCTGGCCTCGTATGGGCCCGAGGTGAGGGTCGTCGAGCCGGCGGAGTTGCGCGATCAAGTCATCCAGCGGCTCGAGGCGACGCGAGCGATCCACGGAGGAGCCGCATGACCGCCCGCAGACCGCTGATCGCCACCGATCGGGCCGCGCTCATGCTGCAGTTGGTGCCGTACCTGATCGGCAAGGGTGAGGTCTCGATCGCCGAGGCGGCGGATGAGTTCGACGTGACGGCCGCGCAGATGCGGGCGATGGTCGAGACCCTCACCGTGATCGGCCTTCCCGGCGACGGCGGCTACTGGCAGATGGCCAACGACCTGTTCGACATCGACTGGGACCTCCTGGACGAGCAGGACATCATCGTCATCACGAACTCGGTGGGACTCGAACGGGCGCCCAAGCTCACGGCCCGCGAGGCGGCGGCGCTGCTGACCGGTCTGCAGCTGGCCCGGGCGATTCCCGGGGTGGGTGACACCGACCTGTTCACCGGCCTGCTCACCAAGCTGGCTCGCGGGGCGTCCAGCACCCCAGCCGACGTGATCCTCGCCCCCGCCCCCGTGGACGCCGTGCGTGATTCGGTCGCCGAGGCGCTGCAGCGCGGGGTGGCCGTCTCCTTCACCTACAAGGCGCCGGATGCCGCGCCGACTCCCCGCACGGTCGACCCGGTGAAGGTCCTCATCGCCACGGGGGAGTGGTATCTGCAGGGGTGGTGCCACCTGCGGCAGGCCATGCGCACGTTCCATCTGGACCGCGTCAGCGATCTCGAGCTGACCGACATCCCGATCGTGCACGGCGCAGACCCCGTGCCCGGGTGGTTCGAGACCGGTACCGGCGACATCGTCGCGCGCATCCGGTTCCGCGAATCGGTGGCGCCACTGCTCGGCGAGTACCTCGATCGTGCCACCGTCGAGACCGTCGGCGGTGTCTCAACGGCGACGATGCACATCGCCGATGAACACAGTCTGCGGCGGCTCGCCGCACGTCGTGCGGGCTTGGTCGAGATCCTGGAGCCGGAGTCCGCGCGCCGCGCGGCCGCGGCATGGGCCGAAGCGGGGCTCGTGCAGTACCGTTGAGGTGCCTTGGACTATCCCGTGCGCGCGGCTCGGTCGCTCACCGCGGGCTAGAATAAGGCGACGAACCGGAAGGACTCGACATGTTGCAAGGTCTCACAGGATGGCATTTCCTGATTATCCTCGCGGTCATCCTCCTGCTGTTCGGCGCCGCGAAGCTTCCCGCACTGGCCAAGAGCATGGGCCAGTCGGCTCGCGTCTTCAAGGGCGAGATGAAGGCCATGAAGGACGACGACCCGGCCGAGGGCAAGACGGAGTCGCTCGCCAGCCCCGCAAGCGAAGGGTCGGTCGCTCAGACCACCACCGACGCGAGCAGGGCTGCTGATAACAAGCCCTGACCTGCGCGTGGCCACCGCAGGACCATCGCGCATCGCCGATCCCGGCGAACCCCGGCGTGAGAAGCGCATGTCGCTGGGGCAGCATCTGGTCGAGCTCCGCAAACGCATCCTCCTCGCCGCGCTCGCCCTGATCGTCGGCATGGTC
Coding sequences within:
- a CDS encoding helix-turn-helix transcriptional regulator — translated: MPANASTKNPPEERLVNLVVALVATEQGLTKDTILTSVSGYREQTDSGASKDALEKMFERDKEALRRLGVPIETIGDWADPDDLREARYRIPTAEYELPEDIVFTPAELALLNLAGGVWSESSMSADARSGLRKIRALGMAVDEPIIGFSPRISLREPSFAVLQQAIEQSRAVTFGYLKPGESTPRTRRVQPLALVDYEGRWHVFGVDLGVNADRTFLLSRIVEDVAITRDAFDPALRERAGERALAGLNEVAARSRALLEVNPGTEAALRLSRRALPADQGIRVPYVDIHIFADELASYGPEVRVVEPAELRDQVIQRLEATRAIHGGAA
- a CDS encoding helix-turn-helix transcriptional regulator, whose product is MTARRPLIATDRAALMLQLVPYLIGKGEVSIAEAADEFDVTAAQMRAMVETLTVIGLPGDGGYWQMANDLFDIDWDLLDEQDIIVITNSVGLERAPKLTAREAAALLTGLQLARAIPGVGDTDLFTGLLTKLARGASSTPADVILAPAPVDAVRDSVAEALQRGVAVSFTYKAPDAAPTPRTVDPVKVLIATGEWYLQGWCHLRQAMRTFHLDRVSDLELTDIPIVHGADPVPGWFETGTGDIVARIRFRESVAPLLGEYLDRATVETVGGVSTATMHIADEHSLRRLAARRAGLVEILEPESARRAAAAWAEAGLVQYR
- the tatA gene encoding twin-arginine translocase TatA/TatE family subunit; its protein translation is MLQGLTGWHFLIILAVILLLFGAAKLPALAKSMGQSARVFKGEMKAMKDDDPAEGKTESLASPASEGSVAQTTTDASRAADNKP